One Cellulomonas taurus genomic region harbors:
- a CDS encoding beta strand repeat-containing protein, producing MAFAVVVIAPQSAQAAPGDASASGVTIGLNANLLGVPLVNLSGTVGSAVAPPGGGTSNTGVLDVGAGLGAGLGVTAGGTVTTISATRSASQSSATAQIAGVNIGVLGINAVQTGAVQAQAVCTAGGTPTATASVANLVLLGQAVTLNATTPTVSTTAAVNVAGLVGARLAATAQQVTTTSATGATATAVLVSLTLQTNTIGVPSTINLGTIQLASATCTSPAAAASSLAPTSGPTRGGTSVTVTGAGLQNTTGVTFGGTPAASFTVAADGTTVTAVAPASETAGAVPVTLVRPTGNLTPGNFTYVAPTVTAVSPPQGSTAGGTQVTVTGTGLLGATGVTFGGTAGTLVGTPTDTSITVATPAHAAGPVAVTAVLPGLDGTLADGFTYVVPTAPIITGFTPTQGVAAGGTTVTVTGSNLAAVNAVTFGGTPGTIVGTPTATSLTVTTPAHAVGPVDVVLSGTGGTTTAPGQYTYLDDGSQATLTGITPATVPTAGGTNLTITGTGLTGATGVTVNGVPATVVSVAADGVVATAPVSETAGPAEVRVQFPAGERAAGTVDYVAPALTAVSPGTGPSSGGTTLTLTGTGLATVTEVTVGGTPATIVGTPSDTAITVTAPAHAPGAVDVVAVLPGADATATDAFTYLDDGTGAVVTAVVPATSPTSGGGTLTISGSGLGAVTDLTIGGVAVADLDVAPDGTTVTGTIPASDTAGSAAVELTFPAGTVDAGALIYVAPAITAVSPSQGPNEGGTAVTLTGTGFTGATDLVLGGDSLPFTVVSDTEITFTTPAHPAGLVDISVTLPGLDATAPDSFAFLLDGVATVDAVTPDEGPTSGGTTVTITGTALESVTAVAFDGIPATIVGTPTAGSVTVTSPAHPAPGPVTLTITNESGDSLLPGGFTYLADGTGVTVGSLTPAEVPTAGNVTVTLDGTGFTGATGITVGGQPATDVVVAADGTSITFTVPATETAGAAPVVIQFPLGDAPAGELTYVAPSVDTIDPAEGPVSGGTTVTLTGTGLERATGVTFAGAAATDLTVVGPGVISVTTPAGAAGAVDVVVELPGADATLTDGFTYLVDGSDADVADVDPDTLPTAGGTVTITGTGLTGATEVTVGGIALTGLTVSDTAVSGTLPASETAGAQPVVIAFPAGTVDAGTITLVAPELTTVAPTFGVSSGGNTLTLSGTGLSGAETVLVGGEPAAILTATDTELTVTAPAHAPGVVDIVVEFPGADATLPLSYTYLDDGTGATFTAIAPTEVPTAGGVTVTVTGTGLQNAFGVTVAGVLAENPVVAPDGTSVTFVVPATEVAGPATVSVWFPAGAQVAGQIAYVAPAVTAVTPAEGPTSGGTEVTITGSGLTGLTDVLIGGTAATILDSTDTTITLTTPAHIAGTVDVTVVLPGADATAVEGFTYLEDGSGVEVTDVTPTTSSTVGGGTLTVTGTGLGAVTGVTIGGVAADGLEINGAGTVLTVTIPASETAGGAPIVLVLPAGTEAAGTLTYLAPTATTVTPDQGPVAGGTPVTVTGTGLGAVTEVQVDGVAATDLVATDTTVGFTTPAHPAGPVSIVLIQPGLDLTLTDAFTYLTDGSEAVVTGITPDTVPLGGGDTVTIAGTGLTGATGVTVGGVAAADVVVADDGSSITFTAPPGTAPGTVPVVIGYPGGELPAGDLTYADDGTLSTVTGTDPGTSPIAGGGTLTITGTNLEGVTAVTVGGTTVTDVTVSGTTVTLTIPAGATAGDVPITLVFPAGTLPAGTLTYIDDGSIADITGITPTTSSTVGGGTLTITGTGLGGATGVTIGGIDADDFTVNGDGTSITVTIPATEVADPVAVLITFPAGQVDAGTLTYVAPEVTGIDPAQGPTGGDTLVTLTGTGLTGATGVSFGGSAGLDLTVVSDTELTVRAPAHAAGVVDVVIAFPGADATLPDGYEYLADGTGVVVAGITPGDSPVAGGGTLTITGTGLDAVTGVTIGDVAVDGITVNGDGTELTLTIPASEVVGQLPVVLTTPAGDVLAGGLTYIGSTATDLTPTQGPISGGTDVTVTGTDLGAVTAVEVDGLPATGVVAAATTVTFTTPAHPVGTATVVLIQPGLDLTLTDAFTYLDDGSGAAVTGLSPDTVPLAGGTTVTLTGTGLGAATGVTVDGVPAADVVVAPDGSTITFTAPPGSTPSTATVEVVFPAGELPAGDLTYADDGSQATVGDLQPPTVPLDGGTTVTITGTGLGNATGVTVGGVPAADVVVAPDGSTITFTAPPGTVPGDQPVVVQFPAGELPAGDLTYADDGAGATVTGIDPETAPLSGGTTVTISGTGLQNATGVTVGGVAAQDVVVAPDGATITFTVPAGSTPGAAPVVIVFPAGEVPAGDLTYEDDGTEASAGAISPAIVPTHGGDELLITGTGLQNVTGVRINGIDADDLVVAQDGSWVTATVPPSELDGPVPVELVFPAGTMTAGQLAYEPPSITSLTPPQGPDEGGTRVTIVGGNLARATEVLFDGVPGTDLQVVEPEGPVLFAVASTLAVTAPEQDPGLVDVTVVLPGQDATLADGYGYLADDGPTIDSITPAVGPAIGGTEVTLTGTGLDSLTSVTFDGLAATILSAAPATAVVSTPAHDPGPVDVAFTNTDGTTALPGAFTYLEETSPGGGEDPLTVTGYTPRVGPTSGGQTVTITGTGFVEGQTVVTFDGIGAAVTVLDADTLLAVTPPHPVGVVPLVVTVGAQQSPALTYEYRADVTLPGPPVASGVDPGTVPAGGGVPVTIGGSGFVPGQTSVQICGQLIPADQVTVAPDGSSLTFVAPACAPGAQTAIVITPGGTTAVTLFYVADAVYTAAQTMNGLNPWRLAITGADSGQAPWAALLLVMVGAGLLVTRQALVRRRRSVVPRR from the coding sequence CCGCCTCGGTGGCGAACCTGGTGCTGCTCGGCCAGGCGGTCACCCTGAACGCCACCACGCCGACCGTCAGCACCACCGCCGCCGTCAATGTCGCCGGACTGGTCGGTGCCCGCCTCGCCGCGACCGCACAGCAGGTCACCACCACCAGCGCGACCGGTGCCACCGCCACCGCCGTCCTGGTCAGCCTCACCCTGCAGACCAACACCATCGGCGTCCCGAGCACCATCAACCTGGGCACCATCCAGCTCGCCAGCGCCACCTGCACCTCGCCCGCCGCGGCGGCGAGCAGCCTCGCCCCGACCAGCGGCCCGACCCGTGGCGGCACCTCGGTGACCGTGACCGGCGCCGGACTGCAGAACACCACCGGCGTCACCTTCGGCGGCACCCCGGCGGCGTCCTTCACCGTCGCCGCGGACGGCACCACCGTCACCGCCGTCGCCCCGGCCTCCGAGACCGCCGGCGCCGTGCCGGTCACCCTGGTCCGCCCGACCGGCAACCTGACCCCCGGGAACTTCACCTACGTGGCCCCGACCGTCACCGCCGTCTCGCCACCGCAGGGCTCGACCGCCGGCGGCACCCAGGTCACCGTCACCGGCACCGGACTGCTCGGTGCCACCGGTGTCACCTTCGGCGGCACCGCCGGGACCCTGGTCGGCACCCCGACCGACACCTCGATCACGGTGGCCACCCCGGCGCACGCCGCCGGACCGGTCGCCGTCACCGCCGTCCTGCCCGGTCTGGACGGCACCCTCGCGGACGGCTTCACCTACGTGGTGCCCACCGCCCCGATCATCACCGGTTTCACCCCGACCCAGGGGGTGGCGGCCGGTGGCACCACCGTCACCGTCACCGGCAGCAACCTGGCTGCGGTGAACGCCGTGACCTTCGGCGGCACCCCGGGCACCATCGTCGGCACGCCCACCGCCACGTCGCTGACGGTGACCACCCCGGCGCACGCAGTCGGCCCGGTGGACGTCGTGCTCTCCGGCACCGGCGGCACCACCACCGCGCCGGGCCAGTACACCTACCTGGACGACGGATCGCAGGCCACCCTGACCGGGATCACCCCGGCCACCGTGCCGACCGCGGGCGGGACGAACCTCACGATCACCGGCACCGGGCTCACCGGGGCGACCGGGGTCACCGTGAACGGCGTCCCCGCCACCGTCGTGTCGGTCGCCGCGGACGGCGTGGTCGCCACCGCCCCGGTGTCCGAGACCGCCGGGCCCGCCGAGGTGCGGGTCCAGTTCCCGGCCGGTGAGCGTGCCGCCGGGACGGTCGACTACGTCGCACCCGCCCTGACCGCCGTCAGCCCCGGCACCGGCCCGTCTTCCGGCGGCACCACTCTCACCCTGACCGGAACCGGCCTGGCCACGGTCACCGAGGTCACCGTGGGCGGCACCCCGGCCACCATCGTCGGCACCCCGTCCGACACAGCGATCACCGTCACCGCACCGGCCCACGCGCCCGGTGCCGTCGACGTGGTCGCCGTGCTCCCCGGGGCCGACGCCACCGCGACCGACGCCTTCACCTACCTGGACGACGGCACCGGCGCGGTCGTCACCGCCGTCGTTCCGGCGACCAGCCCGACCTCCGGTGGCGGCACGCTGACCATCAGCGGCTCCGGGCTGGGCGCGGTGACCGACCTGACCATCGGCGGCGTCGCGGTCGCCGACCTGGACGTCGCGCCGGACGGCACCACCGTCACCGGCACCATCCCGGCCTCCGACACCGCGGGCAGCGCCGCGGTCGAGCTCACCTTCCCGGCCGGGACGGTGGACGCCGGTGCGCTGATCTACGTCGCCCCCGCCATCACCGCCGTCTCGCCGTCCCAGGGGCCCAACGAGGGCGGCACCGCCGTCACCCTGACCGGCACCGGCTTCACCGGCGCCACCGACCTGGTGCTGGGCGGCGACTCGCTCCCGTTCACCGTGGTCTCCGACACCGAGATCACCTTCACCACCCCGGCGCACCCGGCCGGCCTGGTGGACATCAGCGTCACCCTGCCCGGCCTGGACGCCACCGCTCCCGACAGCTTCGCCTTCCTGCTGGACGGGGTGGCGACGGTGGACGCGGTGACCCCGGACGAGGGCCCCACCTCCGGCGGCACCACTGTCACGATCACCGGCACCGCGCTGGAGTCGGTGACCGCCGTCGCCTTCGACGGCATCCCGGCGACCATCGTCGGCACTCCCACCGCCGGCAGCGTCACCGTGACCAGCCCGGCCCACCCGGCCCCCGGCCCAGTCACCCTGACGATCACCAACGAGAGCGGTGACTCGCTGCTTCCCGGCGGCTTCACCTACCTGGCCGACGGCACCGGCGTGACCGTCGGCTCGCTGACCCCGGCCGAGGTCCCGACCGCCGGGAACGTCACCGTCACGCTGGACGGCACCGGCTTCACCGGCGCCACCGGCATCACGGTCGGCGGCCAGCCCGCCACCGACGTGGTGGTCGCGGCCGACGGCACCAGCATCACCTTCACCGTCCCGGCCACCGAGACGGCCGGCGCGGCGCCCGTGGTGATCCAGTTCCCGCTCGGCGACGCACCGGCAGGCGAGCTCACCTACGTCGCGCCGAGCGTGGACACGATCGACCCCGCCGAGGGCCCCGTCTCCGGTGGCACCACGGTCACCCTCACCGGCACCGGACTGGAGCGGGCCACCGGGGTCACCTTCGCCGGGGCGGCCGCCACCGACCTGACAGTCGTCGGCCCGGGCGTGATCAGCGTGACCACCCCTGCGGGTGCAGCGGGCGCGGTGGACGTGGTGGTCGAGCTGCCCGGCGCGGACGCCACCCTCACCGACGGCTTCACCTACCTGGTCGACGGGTCGGACGCGGACGTCGCGGACGTCGACCCGGACACCCTGCCCACCGCCGGTGGCACGGTGACGATCACCGGCACCGGCCTGACCGGGGCCACCGAGGTCACGGTCGGCGGCATCGCGCTCACCGGCCTGACGGTCTCGGACACCGCCGTCAGCGGCACCCTCCCGGCGAGCGAGACGGCCGGTGCGCAGCCGGTGGTCATCGCCTTCCCGGCGGGCACCGTGGACGCGGGGACGATCACGCTCGTCGCCCCGGAGCTCACCACCGTCGCGCCGACCTTCGGGGTCAGCTCCGGCGGCAACACGCTCACCCTGTCCGGCACCGGTCTGTCCGGCGCCGAGACGGTCCTGGTCGGCGGCGAACCGGCCGCGATCCTGACCGCCACCGACACCGAGCTCACCGTCACCGCCCCGGCGCACGCGCCCGGCGTGGTGGACATCGTGGTCGAGTTCCCCGGTGCCGACGCCACGCTGCCGCTGTCGTACACCTACCTGGACGACGGCACCGGGGCCACCTTCACCGCCATCGCCCCGACCGAGGTGCCCACCGCCGGTGGCGTCACCGTCACCGTGACCGGCACCGGGCTGCAGAACGCCTTCGGGGTCACCGTGGCCGGTGTGCTGGCCGAGAACCCGGTGGTCGCTCCGGACGGGACGTCGGTGACCTTCGTGGTCCCCGCCACCGAGGTCGCCGGACCTGCCACCGTGAGCGTCTGGTTCCCGGCGGGGGCGCAGGTCGCCGGTCAGATCGCCTACGTCGCCCCGGCCGTCACCGCGGTCACCCCGGCCGAGGGCCCCACCTCCGGCGGCACCGAGGTCACGATCACCGGTTCCGGTCTCACCGGGCTCACCGACGTCCTGATCGGCGGCACCGCCGCGACGATCCTGGACAGCACCGACACCACGATCACCCTCACCACCCCGGCGCACATCGCGGGGACGGTGGACGTGACCGTGGTGCTGCCCGGCGCCGACGCGACGGCCGTCGAGGGCTTCACCTACCTGGAGGACGGCTCCGGGGTCGAGGTCACCGACGTCACCCCGACCACCAGCTCCACCGTGGGCGGCGGCACGCTGACCGTCACCGGCACCGGACTCGGTGCCGTCACCGGCGTCACCATCGGCGGTGTCGCGGCGGACGGTCTGGAGATCAACGGGGCGGGCACCGTCCTCACCGTCACCATCCCCGCCAGCGAGACCGCGGGCGGTGCGCCGATCGTGCTCGTCCTCCCGGCGGGCACCGAGGCGGCAGGCACGCTGACCTACCTCGCGCCGACCGCCACCACCGTCACCCCGGACCAGGGCCCGGTGGCCGGAGGCACCCCGGTGACCGTCACCGGCACCGGACTGGGCGCGGTGACCGAGGTGCAGGTCGACGGCGTCGCCGCCACCGACCTGGTCGCCACGGACACGACGGTCGGCTTCACCACCCCGGCGCACCCGGCCGGACCGGTGAGCATCGTGCTGATCCAGCCCGGACTCGACCTCACCCTGACCGACGCCTTCACCTACCTCACCGACGGCTCCGAGGCCGTGGTCACCGGGATCACCCCGGACACCGTGCCGCTGGGCGGCGGTGACACCGTGACGATCGCCGGCACCGGGCTGACCGGCGCCACCGGGGTCACCGTGGGTGGCGTGGCGGCGGCGGACGTGGTGGTCGCCGACGACGGCAGCTCGATCACCTTCACCGCCCCGCCGGGCACCGCACCGGGCACCGTCCCGGTCGTGATCGGCTATCCGGGTGGTGAGCTACCCGCCGGTGACCTCACCTACGCCGACGACGGGACGCTGTCGACGGTCACCGGCACCGATCCGGGCACCAGCCCGATCGCCGGGGGCGGCACGCTGACCATCACCGGCACCAACCTGGAAGGCGTCACCGCCGTCACCGTGGGCGGGACCACCGTCACCGACGTCACGGTGAGTGGCACCACGGTCACGCTCACCATCCCGGCCGGTGCCACCGCCGGTGACGTCCCGATCACGCTGGTCTTCCCGGCGGGGACGCTCCCCGCCGGCACCCTGACCTACATCGACGACGGTTCGATCGCCGACATCACCGGGATCACCCCGACCACCAGCAGCACGGTCGGCGGCGGCACCCTGACCATCACCGGCACCGGGCTCGGCGGCGCCACCGGCGTCACGATCGGTGGCATCGACGCCGACGACTTCACGGTGAACGGCGACGGCACCAGCATCACGGTCACCATCCCGGCCACCGAGGTCGCCGACCCGGTAGCCGTGCTGATCACCTTCCCGGCCGGGCAGGTGGACGCGGGCACGCTGACGTACGTCGCCCCCGAGGTGACCGGCATCGATCCGGCCCAGGGGCCGACCGGCGGTGACACCCTGGTCACGCTGACCGGCACCGGGCTCACCGGCGCCACCGGGGTCAGCTTCGGCGGCTCGGCCGGTCTCGACCTCACGGTGGTCTCCGACACCGAGCTCACCGTGCGCGCTCCGGCGCACGCGGCGGGGGTGGTGGACGTGGTGATCGCGTTCCCCGGCGCGGATGCGACCCTGCCCGACGGGTACGAGTACCTGGCCGACGGCACCGGGGTCGTGGTCGCGGGCATCACCCCGGGCGACTCCCCGGTCGCCGGTGGCGGCACCCTGACGATCACCGGCACCGGACTGGACGCCGTGACCGGCGTGACCATCGGCGACGTGGCCGTCGACGGGATCACCGTGAACGGTGACGGCACCGAGCTGACGCTGACCATCCCGGCCAGCGAGGTCGTCGGTCAGCTGCCGGTGGTGCTGACCACCCCGGCCGGTGACGTGCTCGCCGGTGGGCTGACCTACATCGGGTCCACCGCCACCGATCTGACCCCGACCCAGGGGCCGATCTCCGGCGGCACCGACGTCACCGTCACCGGCACCGATCTGGGCGCCGTGACCGCGGTCGAGGTGGACGGTCTTCCGGCCACCGGAGTGGTCGCCGCCGCCACCACGGTCACCTTCACCACCCCGGCGCACCCGGTCGGCACCGCCACCGTGGTGCTGATCCAGCCGGGGCTGGACCTGACCCTGACCGACGCCTTCACCTACCTGGACGACGGGTCGGGCGCCGCCGTCACCGGTCTGAGCCCGGATACCGTCCCGCTCGCGGGCGGCACCACGGTCACCCTGACCGGCACCGGCCTCGGCGCGGCGACCGGCGTCACGGTGGACGGTGTCCCCGCGGCGGACGTGGTGGTCGCACCGGACGGCAGCACGATCACCTTCACCGCCCCGCCCGGCAGCACGCCGAGCACCGCCACGGTCGAGGTCGTCTTCCCCGCGGGTGAGCTGCCCGCCGGTGACCTGACCTACGCCGACGACGGCTCGCAGGCCACCGTCGGCGATCTGCAACCGCCGACGGTCCCGCTGGACGGCGGCACCACGGTCACGATCACCGGCACCGGACTGGGCAACGCGACCGGCGTCACGGTCGGCGGGGTCCCCGCAGCGGACGTGGTGGTCGCACCGGACGGCAGCACGATCACCTTCACCGCGCCCCCGGGCACGGTGCCCGGCGACCAGCCGGTCGTGGTCCAGTTCCCGGCGGGCGAGCTCCCGGCCGGTGACCTGACCTACGCCGACGACGGGGCCGGGGCCACGGTCACCGGCATCGACCCGGAGACCGCCCCGCTGTCCGGCGGGACCACGGTCACCATCAGTGGCACCGGGCTGCAGAACGCCACCGGCGTCACGGTCGGCGGGGTCGCCGCCCAGGACGTGGTCGTCGCACCCGACGGCGCCACGATCACCTTCACCGTCCCGGCGGGCAGCACGCCGGGCGCGGCACCCGTGGTGATCGTCTTCCCGGCCGGTGAGGTGCCGGCCGGTGATCTCACCTACGAGGACGACGGCACCGAGGCGAGCGCCGGGGCGATCTCCCCGGCGATCGTGCCCACCCACGGCGGCGACGAGCTGCTGATCACCGGCACCGGTCTGCAGAACGTGACCGGTGTGCGGATCAACGGCATCGACGCCGACGACCTGGTCGTGGCGCAGGACGGCAGCTGGGTCACCGCGACCGTGCCGCCCTCCGAACTCGATGGCCCCGTGCCGGTGGAGCTGGTCTTCCCGGCCGGGACGATGACCGCCGGTCAGCTCGCCTACGAGCCGCCGTCGATCACGTCCCTCACCCCGCCCCAGGGACCGGACGAGGGAGGTACCCGGGTGACCATCGTCGGCGGGAACCTGGCCCGGGCCACCGAGGTGCTCTTCGATGGGGTCCCGGGCACGGATCTCCAGGTCGTCGAGCCGGAGGGTCCGGTCCTGTTCGCCGTGGCCTCCACCCTCGCCGTGACCGCACCGGAGCAGGACCCCGGGCTGGTCGACGTGACCGTGGTGCTGCCCGGCCAGGACGCGACCCTCGCCGACGGGTACGGCTACCTGGCGGACGACGGGCCGACCATCGACTCGATCACCCCGGCCGTCGGCCCGGCGATCGGTGGCACCGAGGTCACCCTGACCGGAACCGGTCTGGACTCGCTCACCTCGGTCACCTTCGACGGGCTGGCGGCGACGATCCTGTCCGCGGCCCCGGCGACCGCGGTGGTCTCCACCCCGGCCCACGACCCCGGCCCGGTGGACGTCGCCTTCACCAACACCGACGGCACCACGGCGCTGCCGGGGGCGTTCACCTACCTCGAGGAGACCAGCCCCGGTGGTGGTGAGGACCCGCTGACGGTGACCGGTTACACGCCGCGGGTCGGTCCGACCTCCGGCGGTCAGACGGTCACGATCACCGGCACCGGGTTCGTCGAGGGCCAGACCGTGGTCACCTTCGACGGGATCGGCGCGGCCGTGACGGTGCTGGACGCGGACACCCTGCTGGCCGTGACCCCGCCGCACCCGGTCGGGGTGGTCCCGCTGGTGGTCACCGTGGGTGCGCAGCAGTCGCCCGCGCTGACCTACGAGTACCGCGCCGATGTCACCCTGCCGGGTCCGCCGGTCGCGTCGGGGGTCGACCCGGGCACCGTCCCGGCCGGCGGCGGCGTCCCGGTGACGATCGGTGGCTCCGGATTCGTGCCGGGCCAGACCTCGGTGCAGATCTGCGGTCAGCTGATCCCGGCCGACCAGGTGACCGTGGCGCCCGACGGCAGCTCGCTGACCTTCGTCGCCCCGGCCTGTGCACCCGGTGCCCAGACCGCCATCGTGATCACGCCGGGCGGCACCACGGCGGTGACCCTGTTCTACGTCGCCGACGCCGTCTACACCGCGGCGCAGACCATGAACGGGCTCAACCCGTGGCGACTGGCGATCACCGGCGCCGACTCCGGCCAGGCACCCTGGGCCGCGCTGCTCCTGGTGATGGTCGGTGCCGGACTCCTGGTGACCCGCCAGGCGCTGGTGCGCCGCCGTCGGTCGGTGGTGCCGCGCCGCTGA